In Raphanus sativus cultivar WK10039 chromosome 5, ASM80110v3, whole genome shotgun sequence, the following proteins share a genomic window:
- the LOC108859281 gene encoding vacuolar protein sorting-associated protein 55 homolog isoform X1 — MFFVTVLAGLAFMFSSSILLQILACAIYSNWWPMLSALMYVVVPMPCMFFGGGSTQFLISRDGGGWIDAAKFLTGASTVGSLAIPIILRHAGMIETGAMLIEFTSFFIFICTVMCFHRASLDDDDW; from the exons atgttttttgTTACAGT ACTTGCTGGACTTGCCTTCATGTTTTCATCCAGTATCCTCCTACAGATTCTG GCGTGTGCGATATATAGTAACTGGTGGCCAATGCTGTCAGCACTCATGTATGTGGTTGTGCCTATGCCATGCATGTTCTTTGGAGGAGGCTCAACCCAATTCCTAATTAGTCGAGATGGTGGAGG GTGGATAGATGCAGCGAAGTTCTTGACAGGAGCATCAACAGTGGGCAGCCTGGCGATTCCGATCATATTAAGGCATGCTGGAATGATCGAGACGGGTGCGATGCTGATAGAGTTCACATCCTTCTTCATATTCATATGCACCGTCATGTGTTTTCACAGGGCTAGCctggatgatgatgattggTAA
- the LOC108859281 gene encoding vacuolar protein sorting-associated protein 55 homolog isoform X2 — protein sequence MFSSSILLQILACAIYSNWWPMLSALMYVVVPMPCMFFGGGSTQFLISRDGGGWIDAAKFLTGASTVGSLAIPIILRHAGMIETGAMLIEFTSFFIFICTVMCFHRASLDDDDW from the exons ATGTTTTCATCCAGTATCCTCCTACAGATTCTG GCGTGTGCGATATATAGTAACTGGTGGCCAATGCTGTCAGCACTCATGTATGTGGTTGTGCCTATGCCATGCATGTTCTTTGGAGGAGGCTCAACCCAATTCCTAATTAGTCGAGATGGTGGAGG GTGGATAGATGCAGCGAAGTTCTTGACAGGAGCATCAACAGTGGGCAGCCTGGCGATTCCGATCATATTAAGGCATGCTGGAATGATCGAGACGGGTGCGATGCTGATAGAGTTCACATCCTTCTTCATATTCATATGCACCGTCATGTGTTTTCACAGGGCTAGCctggatgatgatgattggTAA
- the LOC108857400 gene encoding 40S ribosomal protein S14-2 has protein sequence MSRRKTREPKEETVTLGPAVRDGEQVFGVVHIFASFNDTFIHVTDLSGRETLVRITGGMKVKADRDESSPYAAMLAAQDVAQRCKELGITAMHVKLRATGGNKTKTPGPGAQSALRALARSGMKIGRIEDVTPIPTDSTRRKGGRRGRRL, from the exons ATG tcgAGGAGAAAGACCAGAGAGCCCAAGGAAGAAACAGTCACTCTTGGACCCGCTGTTCGCGACGGGGAGCAAGTTTTCGGTGTTGTTCACATCTTTGCATCTTTCAATGACACTTTCATC CATGTGACTGATCTTTCTGGAAGAGAAACTCTCGTTCGTATCACAG gtggGATGAAGGTCAAGGCTGACCGTGATGAGTCATCTCCTTATGCTGCTATGCTTGCTGCTCAAGATGTTGCTCAGAGATGCAAG GAGCTCGGCATCACAGCCATGCACGTGAAGCTCCGTGCCACTGGAGGAAACAAAACCAAGACTCCAGGTCCTGGTGCCCAGTCTGCTCTCAGAGCCCTTGCTCGTTCTGGCATGAAGATTGGTCGTATAG AGGATGTGACTCCGATTCCCACCGACAGTACACGTAGAAAGGGTGGACGTAGAGGAAGAAGACTTTGA